A portion of the Paenibacillus marchantiae genome contains these proteins:
- a CDS encoding phage/plasmid replication domain-containing protein: MIHTARLFVQLSDEEVVGVKRRFKEDIALVHEIIDGQFEEVFDTDITIKFGTWYLFTTIDVVQLLRRGIVLENDLSTIQKALDAYLYFVLGENDKEFTLCRIDYRFDAVIADAAERQVVLDLLKKSIDRFGYKVKRNIYGTTLYYNSKSIVICVYDKEAERQDKCKVIKKYEKDVLRVEVRLLNRHLNYMKRHYRLDKKMGNYFNHDFWIKYMANNIMPIFHSGNFYTKAEAFKIIKRSGLKEQEKTKVRKFLTDVMKLGFDGIKSLKRKKPGCKLKPAYSSYVIKENIKRLEALGINPLLVEKNDEVILSRDMCIRNPFYFG, encoded by the coding sequence ATGATTCATACGGCAAGACTTTTTGTGCAGTTATCTGATGAAGAGGTAGTTGGTGTAAAGCGAAGATTTAAAGAGGACATAGCGTTGGTGCATGAAATTATTGATGGTCAATTTGAAGAAGTATTCGATACTGATATTACAATTAAGTTCGGTACATGGTACTTATTTACGACAATTGATGTAGTTCAATTGTTAAGGAGAGGCATCGTCTTGGAGAACGATTTGTCTACTATTCAAAAAGCACTGGATGCATATCTTTATTTTGTTCTTGGTGAAAACGATAAGGAATTTACGCTTTGCCGAATTGACTATCGATTCGATGCCGTAATTGCTGATGCTGCGGAGCGGCAGGTTGTGTTAGATCTTTTGAAGAAGTCGATTGATCGATTTGGATATAAGGTGAAGAGAAATATATACGGCACGACTTTGTATTACAATTCAAAATCGATTGTTATCTGTGTCTATGATAAAGAAGCCGAGCGTCAGGATAAATGTAAAGTCATAAAGAAATATGAAAAAGATGTCTTACGGGTAGAAGTACGTCTATTAAATCGGCATTTGAATTACATGAAAAGACATTATAGGTTAGACAAAAAAATGGGCAATTACTTCAATCACGATTTTTGGATTAAGTACATGGCGAATAATATTATGCCGATATTTCATTCTGGTAATTTTTATACGAAGGCTGAAGCTTTCAAAATAATAAAACGAAGCGGATTGAAAGAGCAGGAAAAAACAAAGGTAAGAAAATTCCTTACAGATGTAATGAAGCTTGGTTTCGATGGGATCAAGTCATTAAAGAGGAAAAAACCAGGATGCAAATTGAAACCTGCCTACAGCTCATATGTAATCAAAGAGAATATAAAAAGATTAGAAGCATTGGGAATCAATCCGCTTCTTGTGGAGAAAAACGATGAGGTAATTTTAAGTCGAGATATGTGTATTCGGAATCCATTTTATTTTGGTTAA
- a CDS encoding helix-turn-helix domain-containing protein, whose translation MRGEFYRYQEITTQNLIAFLRLRGYSKLSLSKLTGLSRPNIDCILNGEITNPSVYNSYIKKIIQTFDLPNDYFLINQNDQIALVPKIYSQRSLVAQELFDGLDNVLDIFSMYLK comes from the coding sequence ATGAGGGGTGAATTTTATAGATATCAAGAAATCACTACACAAAATTTGATTGCGTTTTTACGTTTAAGAGGATATTCGAAACTGTCCTTATCTAAATTAACAGGTTTATCTCGCCCCAATATTGATTGCATTTTGAATGGTGAAATAACTAATCCATCTGTCTACAATTCATATATCAAAAAAATCATTCAGACCTTTGATTTGCCAAATGACTACTTTCTAATAAATCAAAATGACCAAATAGCTTTAGTTCCTAAAATTTATTCTCAGAGAAGTTTGGTTGCTCAAGAGTTATTTGATGGCTTAGACAATGTATTAGATATTTTTTCGATGTATTTAAAGTAA
- a CDS encoding helix-turn-helix domain-containing protein → MYDLINNGGVPHVKIGKQNRIPRAELELWIEQQIITS, encoded by the coding sequence ATGTATGATCTGATCAATAACGGTGGCGTACCACACGTTAAGATAGGTAAACAAAACAGGATACCGAGAGCTGAACTCGAACTATGGATCGAACAACAAATTATCACTTCATAA
- a CDS encoding helix-turn-helix domain-containing protein, whose product MSKRSRVSLEGKLRAVKQCIAFKSSPNQEAKQLGCSAYTVRKWIWKYKEEGLRRLVESRTWNAYSNELKQAAVQDVLSGRCSIEKAIQTYRISSRSVLSKWISKYTQEIVWKNNLQDKGRSHMKKGRKTTFEERIEIVKYTLTHELDYQKVAQKYDVSYSQVYAWVRKYKTGQEEALRDHRGYKKPVEKLNEQEQLKLRIKELEARNEYLEMENAFAKKLAEIERRKPR is encoded by the coding sequence ATGTCTAAACGAAGTCGGGTGTCCCTTGAAGGGAAACTACGTGCGGTCAAGCAGTGCATTGCGTTTAAGTCCAGTCCGAACCAGGAAGCCAAGCAATTAGGATGTAGTGCATATACGGTTAGGAAGTGGATTTGGAAATATAAAGAAGAGGGCTTACGCAGATTAGTGGAATCAAGAACCTGGAATGCGTACTCCAACGAACTAAAACAAGCTGCGGTCCAAGATGTATTGTCCGGGCGTTGCTCCATAGAAAAGGCCATCCAAACCTATCGTATTTCAAGTCGAAGCGTTTTATCGAAATGGATTTCCAAATATACTCAAGAGATCGTATGGAAAAACAACCTTCAAGATAAAGGACGATCTCACATGAAAAAAGGACGCAAAACCACATTCGAGGAACGAATCGAAATTGTAAAATATACCCTCACACATGAACTGGACTATCAGAAAGTGGCCCAGAAGTATGACGTGTCTTATTCGCAAGTATATGCATGGGTTCGGAAATACAAAACGGGTCAAGAAGAGGCCCTCCGAGATCATCGGGGGTATAAAAAGCCTGTAGAAAAACTGAACGAGCAGGAACAACTGAAGCTACGCATCAAGGAACTGGAAGCCCGGAATGAATATCTGGAGATGGAGAATGCCTTTGCAAAAAAGTTGGCAGAGATCGAGCGACGAAAACCACGTTAA
- a CDS encoding TrlF family AAA-like ATPase: MSIKYSKGSEWRKWDLHTHTPLDVEWLDDVSLDTNEDKRKFAKEYIDFAVQQELSVIAITDHNFCDTLSQLLIPFIQEEAKKHDIKILPGFEITANEGSGVHFLIIFPENTELSTIKSIVDQLFNPGVQKISANLVPHSNKSIDEIKRIIDSSGLDSVIIFAHADRDKGALHSDTIRGQYRIDLWKKPYINLCQLSKSTDEFTNNFYASVINRTDPNFIRDMTYITASDCRSINNTQSVPGRTYLGEKSVWIKADPTLDGLKQTIYEPERVRIQKNSPEHDFNKAFFSKITIKEQTSIFPGKSVNFNKTELLLNPNLVTIIGGRGTGKSLILDALGKTFGNNSKRGITIDIEKEFTVTYTLEDNSTKNFCINEENNLDYLHVHQGEVKEIVEDPYLLDSEIKNMLGFIEFSENTAFESEIISLNKRIIQFREWFKELGKDGELINDKRFNENQKKKYEELLSNITIERNKELIERYSSNNGEIASRNIDIQELSKIRTNAQNFILEINSQINFVNQGQFTEKLSLVNLDPWLSQVEDTIKQHKLKLQIKQQDNEAIRKQFLEIGIKEDISTLLQKVEEYQKLIEKYKKKIDEITDRERQYPELINKRSKLVSKIKDNLLSQVEKINYNWEQIKIGKDSWDQQQRDLINLLLKDIEIVAEVHFDLESFYDNVCSNLSKTRFKTTKDETSIERIHKCFNVKSFEDYLNLISNEAIIDIGHANNITLEDFVSDSGYFIKNGENEFLRTLFEEQYRNKYIKAITKIKYKEKEPNELSIGQRGTLYVCLKLATNPFSTPFVFDQPEDDLDNQFIVKELIPIFRTLKEYRQIIIATHNANLVVNADAEQVIVASNDGEILSYVSGSLENTFKNDSITKTLLKQGIREHVCDILEGGELAFGKRERKYGLK; the protein is encoded by the coding sequence TTGTCAATTAAATATTCAAAAGGATCTGAATGGAGAAAGTGGGACTTGCATACCCATACACCATTGGATGTCGAGTGGTTAGATGACGTATCTCTGGATACAAATGAGGATAAAAGGAAATTCGCAAAAGAGTACATTGATTTTGCAGTTCAACAAGAGTTATCAGTTATAGCTATTACAGATCATAATTTTTGTGACACTCTTTCTCAATTATTAATTCCTTTTATACAAGAAGAAGCAAAAAAGCATGATATAAAAATACTACCTGGATTTGAAATCACCGCAAATGAGGGTAGCGGGGTTCATTTTCTAATTATATTTCCAGAAAACACGGAATTGTCTACTATAAAAAGTATTGTAGATCAACTTTTCAATCCAGGTGTTCAAAAGATATCAGCAAATTTAGTACCACATTCTAATAAATCAATTGATGAAATCAAAAGAATTATTGACTCTTCGGGTTTAGATTCTGTAATAATATTTGCTCATGCCGATCGAGATAAAGGTGCACTACATAGTGACACAATTCGAGGTCAATATAGAATAGATTTATGGAAAAAGCCCTACATAAATTTATGTCAATTATCAAAATCAACAGATGAATTTACCAATAATTTTTATGCATCTGTTATAAACCGAACAGATCCCAATTTCATTAGAGATATGACATACATTACCGCTTCTGATTGTAGAAGTATTAATAATACTCAATCAGTTCCAGGCAGGACTTACTTAGGGGAAAAGTCCGTATGGATAAAAGCTGATCCAACTTTAGACGGGTTAAAACAGACAATCTATGAACCTGAAAGAGTACGAATTCAAAAGAATAGTCCAGAGCATGATTTTAATAAAGCATTTTTCTCTAAAATAACTATTAAAGAACAGACCAGTATTTTCCCTGGAAAATCCGTCAATTTTAACAAAACAGAATTACTTTTGAATCCCAATCTTGTAACAATAATTGGGGGGAGAGGTACAGGTAAGAGTTTGATTCTTGATGCCTTAGGAAAAACGTTCGGAAACAATAGCAAAAGGGGCATTACTATTGATATAGAAAAAGAGTTTACTGTAACCTATACACTTGAGGATAATTCCACAAAGAATTTTTGCATAAATGAAGAAAACAATTTGGATTATCTACACGTACATCAAGGTGAAGTAAAGGAAATTGTAGAAGATCCTTATCTGCTTGATAGCGAGATTAAAAACATGCTCGGTTTTATAGAATTCTCTGAAAACACAGCTTTTGAATCTGAAATAATTAGCTTGAATAAGCGGATTATTCAATTTAGAGAATGGTTTAAAGAGTTAGGTAAAGATGGTGAATTAATAAATGATAAAAGATTTAACGAGAATCAGAAAAAAAAGTATGAAGAGCTTCTTAGTAACATTACAATTGAAAGAAATAAAGAACTAATAGAAAGGTATTCATCCAATAACGGAGAAATCGCATCCAGGAATATTGATATCCAAGAGCTGTCTAAAATTCGAACTAATGCCCAAAATTTTATTTTAGAGATTAATAGTCAAATAAATTTTGTAAATCAAGGTCAGTTTACTGAGAAACTATCATTAGTAAACTTAGACCCTTGGTTATCACAGGTTGAGGATACAATTAAACAACATAAGTTAAAACTACAAATTAAACAGCAAGATAATGAAGCAATTAGGAAACAATTTTTGGAAATTGGAATCAAAGAAGATATTTCAACTTTACTTCAAAAGGTTGAAGAGTATCAAAAATTAATAGAAAAGTACAAAAAGAAAATCGATGAAATCACTGATCGTGAAAGGCAATACCCTGAACTAATTAATAAACGCTCTAAATTAGTAAGTAAAATTAAAGATAACCTGTTAAGTCAAGTAGAGAAAATAAATTATAACTGGGAGCAAATTAAAATTGGAAAAGATAGTTGGGATCAGCAACAAAGGGACTTAATTAATTTACTCCTTAAGGATATAGAAATAGTAGCCGAGGTTCATTTCGACTTAGAATCATTTTATGATAATGTATGCTCCAATTTAAGCAAAACAAGATTTAAGACAACAAAGGACGAAACATCAATCGAACGAATTCATAAGTGCTTTAACGTAAAGTCATTTGAAGATTATTTGAACTTAATTTCTAACGAAGCTATTATTGACATTGGACACGCAAATAACATTACTTTGGAGGATTTTGTCTCAGATAGTGGATATTTTATAAAGAACGGCGAGAATGAATTTCTGCGAACACTTTTTGAGGAACAATACAGAAATAAATATATTAAAGCTATCACTAAAATTAAATATAAGGAAAAAGAACCCAATGAACTCTCTATTGGGCAGCGAGGCACGCTTTATGTTTGCCTTAAACTTGCAACCAATCCCTTCTCAACCCCATTTGTTTTTGATCAGCCAGAAGATGATCTGGATAACCAATTTATTGTAAAAGAACTTATACCCATATTTAGAACTCTCAAGGAATACAGGCAGATCATTATAGCTACTCATAATGCCAATCTTGTTGTAAACGCTGATGCTGAGCAGGTTATAGTCGCAAGTAATGATGGTGAAATCCTATCCTATGTTAGCGGATCATTAGAGAATACTTTCAAAAATGATTCCATAACCAAAACTCTGTTAAAACAAGGGATCAGAGAACATGTCTGTGATATCCTTGAAGGTGGAGAATTAGCATTTGGAAAAAGAGAAAGGAAATATGGATTGAAATAA
- a CDS encoding DUF262 domain-containing protein: protein MSVSSKNRDQRKDVMTTELFQLLNLWRCNVKKDSIKIDSLMDKLRKGDEGKSGGIVLLPDYQRHYKFTTRKESSIIESILLNIPIPTIYLSQNTLKEVVFFNVIDGRHRLEAIQRFIEGKYKLTGLKILRELNGKSFEKLPVIFRNMLLYDSQIDISSIDTSQNPELEYEVFLRFNQETNPLRKQELLEVLFRSDYATWFKTELVKELIQNKGFRKMFNDTGKRRKDKTLNYSVYAFLAYFTFGLIEGKNDTPIYVSKFMKMMVGLDEVELLKAQDNTKKLVYGFVNFYTMIAEVENINQVISKEFINKKSQQGSHVFLISFLIPLTLMYKYLLEIGWLKDEMDIYEYKIIYEAIKRGMLKVGFGEFGGVSSTSYKVQYACYNEMKKCIEQVYQ, encoded by the coding sequence ATGTCCGTGTCATCCAAGAATAGAGATCAACGCAAGGATGTAATGACGACTGAATTATTTCAACTTCTAAATTTGTGGAGATGCAATGTAAAAAAAGACAGTATAAAGATTGATAGTTTAATGGATAAGTTGAGGAAAGGAGATGAGGGCAAATCAGGGGGGATCGTTTTACTCCCCGATTATCAAAGACATTATAAATTTACGACAAGAAAAGAATCATCAATTATTGAATCAATTCTCTTAAACATCCCTATACCAACAATTTATTTATCTCAAAACACTTTGAAGGAAGTAGTCTTTTTCAATGTCATTGATGGACGACATCGCTTAGAAGCAATTCAACGATTTATAGAAGGAAAATACAAGTTGACTGGATTGAAAATTTTAAGAGAACTTAATGGGAAGAGTTTTGAAAAACTGCCTGTTATATTTAGAAATATGTTACTCTATGATTCGCAAATTGATATTAGTAGTATAGATACTTCTCAGAATCCAGAGCTGGAGTACGAGGTATTTTTAAGATTTAATCAAGAGACAAATCCTTTAAGGAAACAAGAGCTTCTTGAAGTTCTTTTCCGATCTGATTATGCAACTTGGTTTAAAACTGAACTTGTAAAAGAGCTTATTCAAAATAAGGGATTTAGAAAAATGTTTAATGACACAGGAAAGAGACGGAAAGACAAGACTTTGAACTACAGTGTCTATGCATTTTTAGCTTATTTTACTTTTGGATTAATAGAAGGCAAAAATGATACGCCTATTTATGTGAGTAAATTTATGAAAATGATGGTTGGTTTAGACGAAGTAGAGTTGTTGAAAGCACAGGATAATACTAAGAAGCTTGTATATGGATTTGTAAACTTTTATACAATGATCGCAGAGGTAGAAAATATCAATCAGGTCATTTCTAAAGAGTTCATCAATAAAAAGTCACAACAAGGTAGCCATGTATTTCTTATAAGTTTTTTAATCCCCCTCACACTAATGTATAAGTATTTATTGGAGATAGGATGGTTGAAAGATGAAATGGATATATACGAGTATAAGATTATATATGAGGCGATTAAAAGGGGTATGTTAAAAGTTGGTTTTGGTGAATTTGGAGGGGTCTCTTCGACGAGCTATAAGGTCCAATATGCTTGTTACAATGAGATGAAAAAATGCATAGAGCAAGTTTATCAATAA
- a CDS encoding IS3 family transposase, producing the protein MQELHREKGYAIAALCALAGIARSAYYRWLKWTPSAREREIYKLAKEVKRRYDKRDGILGYRQMRIQLNRKLSQKYNKKRYYRIMRVLGLKAVIRKKRPHYVSATAIHVAENKMNRNFHAPAPNVKWSTDVTELKYGNRRKAYLSAIIDVYDNSIVSWVLSHSNNNKLVMDTLKKAYVKNPGVSPMIQSDRGFQYTSH; encoded by the coding sequence ATACAAGAGCTACACCGTGAAAAAGGATACGCTATTGCGGCGTTATGTGCACTGGCTGGAATTGCACGATCTGCCTACTACCGATGGTTAAAGTGGACACCTTCTGCCAGAGAACGTGAAATATATAAGTTGGCTAAAGAAGTGAAGCGTCGTTATGACAAGCGAGATGGAATTTTGGGCTATCGTCAAATGCGCATCCAACTAAATCGAAAGTTGAGCCAGAAGTACAACAAAAAGCGCTATTACCGAATTATGCGCGTTCTGGGGCTAAAAGCAGTCATTCGTAAAAAACGGCCACATTACGTGAGTGCTACAGCCATCCATGTGGCTGAAAATAAAATGAACCGCAACTTCCATGCCCCTGCTCCGAATGTTAAATGGTCTACCGATGTGACAGAACTGAAGTATGGAAATAGACGTAAAGCTTATTTAAGTGCCATTATTGATGTATACGATAACTCTATTGTTTCATGGGTACTCAGTCATTCCAATAACAATAAGCTCGTGATGGATACGCTGAAAAAAGCGTACGTCAAGAATCCAGGCGTGTCCCCGATGATCCAGAGCGACAGAGGATTTCAGTACACGTCTCATTAG
- a CDS encoding nucleoside hydrolase, which yields MTTRKVIMDCDPGHDDAIAIILAAAQPELEILAITTVSGNAEIEKTTQNALQICDLISLNDVVVSKGASEPLVRLRENAPGIHGESGLDGPKFPEPSRSWSEEHGVDTIIRLVKESTEPVTLLPTGPLTNIALALTKAPEIKSNIDEIVLMGGGTIGNWTPTAEFNIWADPEAAKKVFDSGIPTVVMGLDITHQALATKEVIDEVNKIDNHVAKIVGELLVFFASTYKEMFDFDGAPVHDVLTVAYCVAPELFKTKDVNIVVETKGEYTAGTTLVDLHGVTGRKVNAKFGLELDVDGFWKLMIDALKKY from the coding sequence ATGACAACAAGAAAAGTGATTATGGATTGTGATCCAGGACATGATGACGCCATTGCGATTATTTTAGCTGCTGCACAACCGGAATTGGAGATTCTAGCGATTACAACAGTTTCCGGAAATGCAGAAATTGAAAAAACGACTCAAAATGCTTTACAAATTTGTGATTTGATTTCGTTAAATGATGTTGTGGTTTCAAAAGGTGCCAGTGAGCCTTTGGTCCGATTACGTGAAAATGCTCCTGGCATTCATGGGGAGTCAGGCTTGGATGGTCCTAAGTTTCCTGAACCTTCCCGCAGCTGGAGCGAAGAACATGGCGTTGATACCATTATTAGACTTGTAAAAGAGTCGACAGAGCCAGTTACCCTTCTTCCAACAGGACCGTTAACCAATATTGCGTTAGCATTAACAAAAGCACCGGAAATAAAAAGCAATATTGATGAAATTGTACTCATGGGCGGCGGAACTATCGGCAACTGGACACCAACTGCTGAGTTTAATATTTGGGCTGATCCAGAAGCCGCAAAAAAAGTTTTTGATAGCGGTATTCCAACCGTAGTAATGGGACTGGATATTACACATCAAGCCTTGGCGACCAAAGAAGTCATCGACGAAGTAAATAAAATCGATAACCATGTCGCTAAAATAGTGGGCGAACTACTAGTATTTTTTGCATCGACCTATAAAGAAATGTTCGATTTTGATGGGGCACCGGTACACGATGTCTTAACTGTGGCCTATTGTGTGGCACCAGAATTGTTCAAGACTAAAGATGTGAATATTGTCGTGGAAACGAAAGGTGAGTATACCGCGGGAACAACCCTAGTTGATCTGCACGGGGTTACTGGTAGAAAAGTTAATGCTAAGTTTGGTTTAGAACTTGATGTAGACGGTTTTTGGAAACTAATGATTGACGCACTTAAAAAATACTAG
- a CDS encoding PaeR7I family type II restriction endonuclease, translating to MPEANEIQIMTQEALKAFWGVRTNGVLNGQTMDGFSDMLRYILDLNGISEGEIVMGRSAKLPGYFRMSKDWDMVVLKRYSDGSQKLLAVIEFKSMHGSVGNNLNNRTEEAVGSSYDLLKAFEHGAFGVSRPFLGYIYVMSDHVKNKGGLDRKGMLFKPLEEYMEFPRTKKPANYEERAELFMVKMVQEQLYDKCALIISDIDNHGEYRTPNQDLSIELLVRSLVGHIVANQ from the coding sequence ATGCCAGAAGCAAATGAGATTCAAATTATGACTCAGGAAGCCTTAAAAGCATTTTGGGGTGTAAGAACTAATGGAGTTCTTAATGGTCAGACAATGGATGGATTTTCAGATATGTTAAGGTATATTTTAGATTTGAACGGCATTTCAGAGGGTGAGATTGTAATGGGGAGATCAGCTAAACTTCCTGGTTACTTTAGAATGTCAAAAGATTGGGATATGGTTGTCCTTAAAAGGTACTCAGACGGATCTCAAAAACTCCTCGCAGTTATTGAATTCAAGTCAATGCATGGTTCAGTAGGAAATAATCTTAATAACAGAACAGAGGAAGCTGTTGGTAGCAGTTATGATTTATTAAAAGCATTTGAGCATGGTGCTTTTGGTGTATCTCGTCCATTTTTGGGATATATATATGTGATGAGTGACCATGTTAAAAATAAAGGTGGATTAGATCGAAAAGGAATGCTATTCAAGCCACTTGAGGAATATATGGAGTTTCCAAGGACTAAGAAACCTGCTAATTACGAAGAACGGGCTGAGCTTTTTATGGTAAAGATGGTTCAAGAACAATTATATGATAAATGTGCTCTTATAATTTCAGATATTGATAATCATGGGGAATATCGTACGCCTAATCAAGATTTATCAATAGAACTACTTGTCCGATCATTGGTAGGTCATATTGTTGCAAATCAGTAA
- a CDS encoding Eco57I restriction-modification methylase domain-containing protein, whose product MLELIDKKRSGSYYTKPGIVSLILDLVGYTIDKPLFDQSLLEPSTGAGAFLVEAVDRLLDSTEHHHGKEVFSNDKKIFSILSKAITSIEIDSNKYSTLCDNFKKLLCNRGLSDNVSEKLVKEWVINENFLLWNKPVVQRYNYIVGNPPYIRIENVEDGLEKKYRNLYKTLFDRADIYVAFIEHSLEMLDSGGKLNFICTDRFTKNQYGKKIRNFINDNFRVLHFMDIHNSQPFVEEVSAYPCIFTIENAQRGAGRTLRMDCVTNSYLDTAKNYLLYGKQPTTGDVETHKIDEWFKGTDPWILNGKNAQLILNKLEKEHPVITDAPHFIHVGIGVATGAKDVYVINPNKIDIEPDILLPVVTKDDIAKGIIEWRGYYVINPYLEDGSLVSLDDYPKLKKHLIKHEELLKSRSTAKSNPTKWYKTIDRIFPERLEQQKLLIPDIKSKNLIVKDKGEYYPEHSLYYVTAGSWDIDALQAILVSSVVKFFVWSYATKMRGDYLRYQAQYLKKIRLPSDVSENDVYNLKRLHQEKDFVGIDHIAQRLFNLSDEELLIIQDLVQ is encoded by the coding sequence TTGCTTGAATTAATAGACAAAAAACGGAGTGGGTCTTATTATACAAAGCCTGGAATCGTATCTCTCATTCTTGATTTAGTGGGTTACACAATTGATAAGCCTTTATTTGACCAATCCTTACTTGAACCTTCAACTGGAGCGGGTGCGTTTTTAGTAGAGGCTGTTGATCGTCTATTAGATTCTACAGAACATCATCATGGGAAAGAAGTATTCAGTAATGATAAAAAGATCTTTAGTATACTTTCTAAAGCAATAACATCGATCGAAATCGATTCCAATAAATATTCTACATTATGTGATAATTTCAAAAAACTTTTATGTAATAGAGGCTTGTCGGATAATGTTAGCGAGAAATTAGTAAAAGAGTGGGTTATTAATGAAAATTTTTTGCTTTGGAACAAGCCAGTAGTTCAAAGATATAACTACATTGTTGGAAATCCACCATATATAAGAATTGAAAACGTAGAAGATGGATTAGAGAAGAAGTATCGAAATCTGTACAAGACACTCTTTGATCGAGCAGACATATATGTAGCCTTCATAGAGCATAGCCTTGAGATGTTAGATAGCGGTGGTAAATTAAATTTTATATGCACTGATCGATTTACGAAAAACCAATATGGTAAAAAGATTCGTAATTTCATAAATGATAATTTTCGGGTATTACATTTCATGGATATTCATAATTCGCAACCATTCGTGGAGGAAGTATCAGCCTACCCATGTATTTTTACAATTGAAAATGCCCAGCGAGGGGCAGGTAGAACATTAAGGATGGATTGTGTAACGAACTCTTATTTAGATACAGCAAAAAATTATTTGCTATATGGAAAACAACCTACCACTGGAGATGTGGAGACACATAAAATAGATGAATGGTTTAAAGGAACAGATCCATGGATTCTTAATGGGAAAAATGCACAGTTAATTTTAAATAAATTGGAAAAAGAGCACCCAGTAATAACGGATGCACCACATTTTATCCACGTAGGTATTGGAGTAGCTACTGGTGCTAAAGATGTCTACGTTATTAATCCAAATAAAATTGATATCGAGCCAGATATCCTCCTTCCAGTAGTTACAAAAGATGACATTGCCAAGGGGATTATTGAATGGCGAGGGTATTATGTGATAAACCCATATCTTGAGGATGGCTCGTTGGTTAGTCTTGATGATTATCCCAAATTAAAAAAACATCTTATTAAGCATGAGGAACTTCTAAAATCAAGAAGTACAGCTAAAAGTAATCCTACCAAATGGTACAAGACAATTGATCGAATCTTTCCTGAAAGGTTAGAACAACAAAAATTACTTATACCAGACATTAAATCCAAGAATTTGATTGTTAAAGATAAAGGCGAATATTATCCAGAACATAGTCTTTACTATGTTACAGCGGGTTCGTGGGATATCGATGCATTACAAGCAATTTTGGTCAGTTCGGTAGTGAAGTTTTTTGTTTGGTCCTATGCCACAAAAATGCGTGGAGATTATTTGAGATATCAAGCACAGTATCTAAAAAAAATTCGACTTCCTTCCGATGTATCTGAAAATGATGTGTATAATCTAAAGAGACTTCATCAAGAAAAAGATTTTGTAGGGATTGATCATATTGCACAACGCTTGTTTAATTTGAGTGACGAGGAATTGCTAATCATACAAGATCTCGTCCAATAA